One region of Cobetia sp. cqz5-12 genomic DNA includes:
- the asd gene encoding archaetidylserine decarboxylase (Phosphatidylserine decarboxylase is synthesized as a single chain precursor. Generation of the pyruvoyl active site from a Ser is coupled to cleavage of a Gly-Ser bond between the larger (beta) and smaller (alpha chains). It is an integral membrane protein.), giving the protein MDRAKLFSLSQYPLPQHLISRLIGRIAACTNPWVKNTFIERFIKAYDVNMSEALEENPRAYACFNDFFTRALKADARPIGEGLVSPADGVLSQFGAIEHGTLVQAKGQAFSLTQLLGGSEERAAPFRNGRFATVYLSPKDYHRVHMPVAGRLVEMAYVPGSLFSVNEATAKHVPGLFARNERLVCIFETEHGPMAMVLVGAMIVAAIKTVWSGQVTPLSGDVETTRFDQLIELAHGAEMGRFQLGSTVVMCFPDSVEFDDALTPGQKVSMGQSLGMRPSATAPAPAEAEEHATETAQDTPATDEK; this is encoded by the coding sequence GTGGATCGCGCCAAGCTGTTTTCCCTGAGCCAGTACCCACTGCCCCAGCACCTGATCTCACGCCTCATCGGCCGTATCGCCGCCTGCACCAATCCGTGGGTCAAGAACACCTTCATCGAGCGTTTCATCAAGGCCTACGACGTCAACATGAGCGAAGCGCTGGAAGAGAATCCGCGCGCCTATGCCTGCTTCAATGACTTCTTCACCCGAGCGCTGAAGGCCGATGCCCGCCCCATCGGAGAAGGGCTGGTCTCACCGGCCGATGGCGTGCTGTCCCAGTTCGGCGCCATCGAGCATGGCACCCTGGTGCAGGCCAAGGGTCAGGCGTTCTCGCTGACCCAGCTGCTGGGTGGCAGTGAAGAGCGCGCCGCCCCCTTCCGCAACGGCCGCTTCGCCACCGTCTATCTGTCACCGAAGGACTATCATCGCGTCCATATGCCGGTGGCCGGTCGCCTGGTCGAGATGGCCTATGTCCCGGGAAGCCTGTTCTCGGTCAACGAAGCCACTGCCAAGCACGTGCCGGGCCTCTTCGCGCGCAACGAGCGACTGGTATGCATCTTCGAGACCGAACACGGTCCGATGGCGATGGTGCTGGTCGGCGCGATGATCGTCGCGGCGATCAAGACCGTCTGGAGTGGTCAGGTCACGCCGCTTTCCGGTGATGTCGAGACGACCCGTTTCGATCAACTCATCGAACTGGCGCATGGTGCCGAGATGGGCCGCTTCCAGCTCGGCTCCACCGTGGTGATGTGCTTCCCGGACAGCGTCGAGTTCGATGACGCCCTGACGCCGGGCCAGAAGGTCAGCATGGGGCAGTCACTCGGCATGCGTCCGTCTGCGACAGCGCCGGCCCCGGCCGAGGCAGAAGAGCATGCGACAGAGACGGCGCAGGACACGCCGGCCACAGACGAGAAATAA
- a CDS encoding sulfurtransferase, translating into MSHDSSHPSPSEADLLPLIVEPQQLAEVLDHPDIVIVDVPLKAESHARHVPGARLLDFKQLVGSNDDDIPGVPSPEALSDVMSALGITRDSHVVAYDDEGGGWAGRLLWTLALLGHTRYSYLNGGLHAWQGDGLPLSDTASDWSSSEYHAAYMDTSVMATREDILDRLAAEDPQESVVVWDARSAEEYRGEKGQNARLGHIPGAVHFEWTEAMDRERNLRIRDYAELVTELGARGLNPEQHIVTHCQSHHRSGLTWLVGQALGFRDVRAYPGSWKEWGNRDDTPIER; encoded by the coding sequence ATGTCTCACGACTCTTCACACCCTTCCCCCTCGGAAGCCGACCTGCTGCCCTTGATCGTCGAACCGCAGCAGCTCGCGGAGGTGCTCGACCATCCTGATATCGTGATCGTCGACGTGCCGCTGAAAGCCGAGAGCCATGCGCGTCACGTGCCCGGCGCTCGCCTGCTCGACTTCAAGCAGCTGGTCGGCAGCAATGATGACGACATTCCCGGCGTGCCGAGCCCAGAGGCACTGTCTGACGTGATGTCAGCGCTTGGCATCACCCGCGACAGCCATGTGGTGGCCTATGACGATGAAGGCGGCGGCTGGGCCGGACGCCTGCTGTGGACCCTGGCGCTGCTCGGCCATACCCGCTACAGCTACCTCAATGGTGGCCTGCACGCATGGCAAGGTGATGGCCTCCCACTGAGTGACACCGCCAGCGACTGGAGCTCCAGCGAGTATCATGCCGCCTACATGGACACCAGCGTGATGGCGACGCGGGAAGACATTCTCGACCGGCTGGCCGCTGAGGACCCGCAGGAGAGCGTCGTGGTCTGGGATGCGCGCTCCGCGGAAGAGTATCGCGGCGAAAAGGGCCAGAACGCCCGCCTCGGCCATATCCCGGGCGCCGTGCATTTCGAGTGGACCGAGGCCATGGACCGTGAGCGCAACCTGCGCATCCGCGACTATGCGGAGCTGGTGACCGAACTGGGCGCTCGCGGCCTCAATCCCGAACAGCACATCGTGACGCACTGCCAGAGTCATCACCGCTCCGGCCTGACCTGGCTAGTGGGTCAGGCGCTGGGCTTCCGCGATGTGCGCGCCTATCCGGGCTCCTGGAAGGAATGGGGCAACCGTGACGACACGCCCATCGAACGCTGA
- a CDS encoding NCS2 family permease gives MLERLFSLRAEGTTTRTEVLAGIATFMASMYIIVVNPGILSAAGVPFSAALTATVLVSFFGSLMMGLYARNPILVAPGMGINALFAYTMVLGGGMSWEVALGCVFWAGVIFAVLALFNVRRLVIDAIPAQLRYAIACGIGLFITLIGLVNAKLIVSNPVTVVSVAPMTPSLVVFLLGLALTAILVAKRIHGALIIGIIVTTLMATTIGRLWGDGSAYFPPEIAQPTLVNFTGIFAAPDFSGLLALDLLGSLKVAYAPFIFVILFTVFFDALSTFMAVAEAGNLKDENGDPRNIRRSMMVDAFSALVSAPLGTSPANAYIESAAGISQGGRTGLVAVVVALCFLPFLFLAPLLSLVPSIATAPALILVGVFMMEPIGKIHWHQFDDAIPAFIAMVMIPLTYSITHGIVFGFLSFVVIKLGVGKAREIRPTMWVLFALSLLLLLEG, from the coding sequence TTGCTCGAGCGCCTATTCTCACTGCGTGCCGAAGGCACCACGACGCGCACGGAAGTGCTGGCGGGCATCGCCACCTTCATGGCGTCGATGTACATCATCGTGGTCAACCCCGGCATCCTGTCAGCCGCCGGCGTGCCATTCAGTGCCGCCCTCACGGCGACGGTGCTGGTCAGCTTCTTCGGCAGCCTGATGATGGGCCTGTACGCGCGCAACCCGATCCTGGTCGCGCCGGGCATGGGCATCAATGCCCTGTTCGCCTACACCATGGTGCTGGGCGGCGGCATGAGCTGGGAGGTCGCGCTGGGCTGCGTGTTCTGGGCCGGCGTCATCTTCGCGGTACTGGCCCTGTTCAACGTGCGCCGCCTGGTGATCGATGCGATTCCCGCTCAGCTTCGCTACGCCATCGCCTGTGGTATCGGCCTGTTCATCACCCTGATCGGTCTGGTGAATGCCAAGCTGATCGTCTCCAACCCGGTCACCGTGGTCAGCGTGGCGCCGATGACGCCCTCGCTGGTGGTCTTCCTGCTGGGGCTGGCGCTGACCGCCATCCTGGTCGCGAAGCGCATTCACGGCGCACTGATCATCGGCATCATCGTCACGACCCTGATGGCGACCACCATCGGGCGTCTGTGGGGGGATGGCAGCGCCTACTTCCCGCCGGAGATCGCTCAGCCGACGCTGGTCAACTTCACCGGTATCTTCGCTGCGCCTGATTTCAGCGGCCTGCTGGCGCTGGACCTGCTCGGTTCGCTCAAGGTGGCCTATGCGCCGTTCATCTTCGTCATCCTGTTCACGGTGTTCTTCGATGCGCTCTCGACCTTCATGGCGGTGGCCGAGGCGGGCAATCTGAAGGACGAGAATGGTGACCCGCGCAATATCCGTCGCTCGATGATGGTCGATGCCTTCTCGGCGTTGGTGTCCGCGCCACTGGGTACCAGCCCGGCGAATGCCTACATCGAATCGGCGGCCGGTATCAGCCAGGGCGGACGCACCGGGCTGGTCGCGGTGGTGGTGGCGCTCTGCTTCCTGCCGTTCCTGTTCCTGGCACCGTTGCTGTCGCTGGTGCCGTCCATCGCGACTGCCCCGGCGCTGATTCTGGTCGGCGTGTTCATGATGGAGCCGATCGGCAAGATCCATTGGCACCAGTTCGATGATGCGATTCCGGCCTTCATCGCCATGGTGATGATTCCGCTGACCTATTCCATCACGCACGGTATCGTGTTCGGTTTCCTGAGCTTCGTGGTCATCAAGCTCGGCGTCGGCAAGGCGCGCGAGATTCGCCCGACCATGTGGGTGCTGTTCGCGCTGTCACTGCTGCTGTTGCTGGAAGGCTAG
- the rsgA gene encoding small ribosomal subunit biogenesis GTPase RsgA, with product MSKRKLSRQQQWRIEKVQAERTKRAEKRETQDRDKLDAGEYGPEQHGRVIAHYGRSLEVESESGSLHRCHLRANLETLVTGDRVIWREASDASGVVVARGARTTELERPDMRGVLKPVAANIDQILIVFAAEPAPQPNLIDRYLIAAEATGITPVLVLNKVDLLPESGGELRDLLARYEALGYEVVACTTRGESGLDALKAQLSDRTSVFVGQSGVGKSSLIGMLLPREEVRVGPLSAESRQGMHTTTTAWLYHMPDGGDLIDSPGIREFGLVHLTPEQVTDGFREFHDYLGYCRFRDCKHEKEPGCALLQAVDNGEIGRVRFESYKKILLSLTES from the coding sequence ATGAGTAAACGCAAGCTAAGCCGCCAGCAGCAATGGCGAATCGAGAAGGTGCAGGCCGAGCGTACCAAGCGCGCCGAAAAGCGCGAGACGCAGGACCGTGACAAGCTCGACGCCGGCGAATATGGCCCGGAGCAGCATGGCCGTGTCATCGCCCACTACGGGCGCAGCCTGGAAGTCGAGAGCGAATCCGGCAGCCTGCACCGCTGCCACCTGCGCGCCAACCTCGAGACGCTGGTCACCGGTGACCGGGTCATCTGGCGCGAAGCCAGCGACGCCAGCGGCGTGGTCGTCGCGCGTGGCGCACGCACCACCGAGCTTGAACGCCCCGACATGCGTGGCGTGCTCAAGCCGGTGGCGGCCAACATCGATCAGATCCTGATCGTGTTCGCCGCCGAGCCCGCCCCGCAGCCCAACCTGATCGACCGTTATCTGATCGCCGCGGAAGCCACCGGCATCACGCCGGTGCTGGTGCTCAACAAGGTCGACCTGCTGCCGGAAAGCGGCGGTGAGCTGCGCGACCTGCTGGCGCGCTATGAAGCGCTCGGCTACGAAGTCGTCGCCTGCACCACGCGTGGCGAGTCGGGGCTGGACGCCCTCAAGGCCCAGCTCAGCGACCGCACCTCGGTCTTCGTCGGCCAGAGTGGCGTCGGCAAGTCATCCCTGATCGGCATGCTGCTGCCCAGAGAAGAGGTTCGTGTCGGCCCGCTGTCGGCCGAATCACGCCAGGGCATGCACACCACCACCACCGCCTGGCTCTATCACATGCCGGATGGCGGTGACCTGATCGACTCGCCCGGCATCCGTGAATTCGGCCTGGTGCACCTGACGCCTGAACAGGTCACCGACGGCTTCCGCGAGTTCCACGACTATCTCGGCTATTGCCGCTTTCGCGACTGCAAGCACGAGAAGGAGCCGGGCTGCGCCCTGCTGCAGGCCGTGGACAACGGTGAAATCGGCCGCGTGCGCTTCGAGAGCTACAAGAAGATCCTGCTCTCGCTGACCGAAAGCTGA
- the orn gene encoding oligoribonuclease, whose amino-acid sequence MANPTAQADRLIWIDLEMTGLDPARERIIEVATLVTDGDLNLIAEGPVLAVHQPDSLLGAMDEWNTRTHGESGLVKRVKESQIDTAEAERQTLEFLARHVAAGASPMCGNSVHQDRRFLQHEMPLLEEFFHYRNIDVSTLKELAKRWNPAALDGFKKRATHQAMDDIRESLAELAHYRKTFLKLTQQGIV is encoded by the coding sequence ATGGCAAATCCCACCGCGCAGGCCGACCGCCTCATCTGGATCGACCTGGAAATGACCGGTCTCGACCCGGCGCGTGAGCGTATCATCGAGGTGGCCACCCTGGTCACCGACGGCGACCTCAACCTGATTGCCGAAGGCCCGGTGCTGGCCGTGCATCAGCCGGACAGCCTGCTGGGGGCGATGGATGAGTGGAATACGCGCACCCATGGTGAATCCGGGCTGGTGAAGCGCGTCAAGGAAAGTCAGATCGATACCGCCGAAGCCGAACGCCAGACCCTCGAGTTCCTTGCCCGGCACGTGGCGGCAGGTGCCTCGCCGATGTGTGGCAACAGCGTGCATCAGGACCGCCGCTTCCTGCAGCACGAGATGCCGTTGCTGGAGGAATTCTTCCACTATCGCAACATCGATGTCTCGACCCTTAAAGAGCTGGCCAAGCGCTGGAATCCAGCCGCGCTGGACGGTTTCAAGAAGCGTGCGACCCACCAGGCGATGGACGATATCCGTGAATCACTGGCGGAGCTTGCGCATTATCGCAAGACCTTCCTCAAGCTGACCCAGCAGGGCATCGTCTGA
- the queG gene encoding tRNA epoxyqueuosine(34) reductase QueG: MAELATRIKTWGRELGFQQVGITDVDLSAHEAYLERWLANGHHGEMNFMAKHGTKRTRPEELVPGTLRVISVRLDYLPPEVETTQVLSQPQRAYVSRYALGRDYHKLMRKRLANLAKQIEKEVGKFGYRAFVDSAPVMERALAQKAGIGWFGKNAMLMNQQAGCLFFLGELYTDLPLPVDAPFEKEHCGSCNACKVACPTDAIVEDKVVDARRCISYLTIELDGAIPEEFRRPMGNRIYGCDDCQLFCPFTRFAKATQETDFSPRHDLDRIELIRLFCWGEQEFLSKTEGSPIRRIGYEKWLSNIAIGLGNAPWSEQVEHVLRARLAYPSEPLREHVRWALKEQAIKRGARLATAL, from the coding sequence ATGGCGGAACTGGCGACGCGCATCAAGACATGGGGGCGCGAGCTGGGTTTTCAGCAGGTCGGCATCACCGATGTCGACCTCTCGGCCCATGAAGCCTATCTGGAACGCTGGCTGGCCAATGGCCATCACGGCGAGATGAATTTCATGGCCAAGCACGGCACCAAGCGCACTCGTCCTGAAGAGCTGGTGCCCGGGACACTGCGCGTCATCAGCGTGCGCCTCGATTACCTGCCGCCCGAGGTCGAGACCACTCAGGTGCTCAGCCAACCACAGCGCGCCTATGTGTCACGCTACGCGCTGGGGCGTGATTACCACAAGCTGATGCGCAAGCGACTGGCCAACCTGGCCAAGCAGATCGAGAAGGAAGTCGGCAAGTTCGGCTATCGCGCCTTCGTCGACTCCGCTCCGGTGATGGAGCGCGCCCTGGCGCAGAAGGCCGGCATCGGCTGGTTCGGCAAGAACGCCATGCTGATGAATCAGCAGGCCGGCTGCCTGTTCTTCCTGGGCGAACTCTACACCGACCTGCCCCTGCCGGTGGACGCCCCCTTTGAAAAGGAACACTGCGGCAGCTGCAACGCCTGCAAGGTCGCCTGCCCGACGGACGCCATCGTCGAGGACAAGGTCGTCGATGCGCGGCGCTGCATCTCGTACCTGACCATCGAGCTCGATGGTGCCATCCCCGAGGAATTCCGTCGCCCGATGGGCAACCGCATCTATGGCTGCGATGACTGTCAGCTGTTCTGCCCCTTCACGCGCTTCGCCAAGGCGACCCAGGAGACTGACTTCTCGCCGCGCCATGACCTGGATCGCATCGAGCTGATTCGCCTGTTCTGCTGGGGGGAGCAGGAATTCCTCAGCAAGACGGAAGGCAGCCCGATTCGACGCATCGGCTACGAGAAGTGGCTCTCCAACATCGCCATCGGGCTGGGCAATGCGCCCTGGTCAGAGCAGGTCGAGCATGTGCTGCGCGCCCGCCTGGCCTACCCCAGCGAGCCACTGCGCGAGCATGTGCGCTGGGCGCTGAAGGAGCAGGCCATCAAGCGCGGCGCCCGCCTGGCCACCGCGCTCTGA
- a CDS encoding NAD(P)H-hydrate dehydratase, producing the protein MTAHQSTSDQTCPPPSSATMTLWRSVNCLWPLAALRDLEHWMLAEETIAADSGQSEAPVEKRLMGRAAQSAFDLLRQRWPESRRVCVLCGGGNNGGDGYLLARLALLAGFEVRVIALTPEDALTGDAQLAAIAAREAGVETLAWPKADEEAADALLKGWPLLVDALTGIGLRDAPRGSVVEAIERINHAHQQGVHVMALDVPSGLNAATGAVAGVAVEADVTLTFLVDKPGLHTGRAELHAGHVSLARLGAARVLPEVVAQSRTAALLARDGVQRLTPRWLESELVPRSPLAHKGDTGSVLVFGGGPGLGGSVLLASEAAARAGAGKVALLTAPAHISASLTRCPEVMARGLKSGPEGSSHDGFAVLESQLAQASVTLVGPGMGTESLESMLWGWGGMSRVLAAGQPLVVDADGLSLLAWRASEGEIIRRDDWVLTPHPGEAARLLDCSVADVEHDRIAAARALQQRFGGSVVLKGAGSLVASPAGVLEGPAVALCPYGNPGMASGGMGDVLGGIIAGLAAQALNGGFDARQPRSSPDEAAQARRVTRAMAQAARLGVLVHALAADRAVQERGERGLLAGDLASYMHLLLNPRARDAHTSV; encoded by the coding sequence ATGACAGCGCACCAATCGACCTCTGACCAGACCTGCCCGCCGCCTTCTTCGGCGACCATGACGCTGTGGCGTTCGGTCAACTGTCTGTGGCCGTTGGCGGCGCTGCGTGATCTGGAGCACTGGATGCTCGCGGAAGAGACCATTGCCGCTGACAGTGGCCAGAGCGAGGCGCCGGTGGAGAAGCGCCTGATGGGGCGCGCCGCGCAATCGGCGTTCGATCTGCTGCGTCAGCGTTGGCCGGAGTCGCGCAGAGTGTGCGTGCTGTGTGGTGGCGGCAACAATGGCGGCGATGGCTATCTGCTGGCGCGTCTGGCATTGCTGGCGGGCTTCGAGGTGCGGGTCATCGCCTTGACGCCGGAGGATGCCTTGACCGGTGATGCGCAGCTGGCCGCGATCGCGGCGCGCGAGGCTGGCGTCGAGACGCTGGCATGGCCGAAGGCCGATGAGGAGGCGGCGGATGCGCTGCTCAAGGGCTGGCCCTTGCTGGTGGATGCGCTGACCGGCATCGGCCTGCGCGATGCGCCGCGCGGCAGCGTGGTCGAAGCCATCGAGCGCATCAATCACGCTCATCAGCAGGGCGTGCATGTCATGGCGCTGGATGTGCCCTCAGGCTTGAACGCCGCGACGGGTGCAGTCGCGGGTGTCGCCGTGGAGGCGGATGTGACGCTGACGTTTCTGGTCGACAAGCCGGGCCTGCACACCGGTCGTGCCGAGCTGCACGCCGGGCATGTCAGTCTGGCGCGCCTGGGCGCGGCGCGTGTATTGCCAGAGGTGGTCGCGCAGTCGCGTACCGCGGCATTGCTGGCCCGGGACGGCGTACAGCGCCTGACGCCGCGCTGGCTGGAGTCCGAGCTGGTGCCACGTTCGCCGCTGGCCCACAAGGGTGACACCGGCAGCGTGCTGGTGTTCGGTGGCGGGCCGGGGCTGGGCGGCTCGGTATTGCTGGCCAGCGAAGCGGCGGCACGGGCCGGCGCCGGCAAGGTCGCGCTGCTGACGGCGCCTGCGCATATCAGCGCCAGCCTGACGCGCTGCCCTGAGGTCATGGCGCGCGGCCTCAAGAGTGGCCCGGAGGGCAGCAGCCACGATGGCTTCGCCGTGCTTGAGTCACAGCTGGCACAGGCCAGCGTGACGTTGGTTGGCCCGGGCATGGGTACCGAGAGTCTCGAGAGCATGCTGTGGGGCTGGGGCGGCATGTCGCGGGTGCTGGCGGCGGGTCAGCCGCTGGTCGTGGATGCCGATGGCCTGAGCCTGCTGGCCTGGCGCGCGAGCGAAGGCGAGATCATCCGCCGCGACGACTGGGTGCTGACGCCGCATCCTGGCGAGGCCGCGCGTCTGCTCGATTGCAGTGTGGCGGACGTCGAACATGACCGGATCGCAGCCGCAAGAGCGCTCCAGCAGCGTTTCGGCGGCAGCGTGGTACTCAAGGGCGCGGGCAGTCTGGTGGCGAGCCCTGCGGGAGTTCTCGAGGGGCCGGCGGTGGCGCTTTGCCCCTATGGCAACCCGGGCATGGCCAGTGGCGGCATGGGCGATGTGCTGGGTGGCATCATCGCGGGGCTGGCGGCGCAGGCGCTCAACGGCGGCTTCGATGCACGCCAGCCGCGTTCATCCCCAGATGAAGCGGCACAGGCGCGGCGAGTCACGCGCGCCATGGCACAGGCGGCCAGGCTCGGGGTG